The genomic DNA CGACCGCTACCCCGATATCGTGACGTTTCCGTGCTATTCGTGGCATCACGTCGTGGTCGTGCCGAAAGATCATCCGCTGGTCGGCCGCGCGAACCTGACGCTCGAGGAGATCGCCGAGTATCCGATCGTCACGTACGACCAGGACTTCACGGGCCGCTCGCATATCGACCAGGCGTTCACGAAGGTCGGCGCGATGCCCGACGTCGTGCTGACCGCCATCGACGCGGACGTGATCAAAACCTATGTCGAGCTCGGCATGGGCATCGGCATCGTCGCGGCGATGGCGTTCGATCCGAAGCGCGACAGCGAACTCGTCGCGCTCGATACGCAGCATCTGTTCGAAGCGAGCACGACGCGCGTCGGCTTGCGCAAGGGCGCGTTTTTGCGCGCTTACGCGTACCGGCTGATCGAGATGTTCGCGCCGCAGTTGAGCGAAGCGGAGATCGCGGCGCAATTGCGCGAAGCGGTTTAAGCGGCGGCTACGTTCTGAGCGTTCGGCGTTGGGCGTGCGATGACGCGTTCGAGGACGGCGCACCCCAGGCCGCCTTGTCGTGTTGCGGCGTTTGAAAGCGGGTGTTGCGCGCTGCCGTGTTTGCGGAAGACGTGCCGCTCGCGTGCGATGCGATGCTCGAAGACGGCGTCGCACAAGAGCTCGCCTGATGGGCGACGCCTTGTAGGGCGATGCGTTCGGCGTCGAACTGACGCGACGCATCGCTTACAATCGCCCGCATGACTACCTCTTCTTCGTCTTCTTCCGCGTCGCACAACGCACCGCACAGCGCGTTGCCGCGCATCGCGGTGCTCGCGACCGGCGGCACGATCGCCGGCTCCGCGCAGGACGCGACGAGCACGGCCGGCTATCAGGCCGGCGTCGTCGGCGTCGGGCAACTGCTCGCGGCCGTGCCCGCGCTCTCGACGCTCGCGAATATCCACGCCGAGCAGGTCGCGAGCATTGACAGCAAGGACATGTCGCTCGCTTTGTGGACCACGCTCGCGCAACGCGTGAACAAGCTGCTCGCCAGCGACGATATCGACGGGATCGTCATCACGCACGGCACCGATACGCTCGAAGAAACCGCGTATCTGCTGCATCTGACTGTCAAAAGCGCGAAGCCCGTCGTGTTGACCGCGGCGATGCGGCCGTCGAGTGCGCTATCGGCCGACGGTCCGCTGAATCTGCTCAATGCGGTCAGCGTGGCGGCGCATCGCGCGGCGCACGGGCAGGGCGTGCTCGTCGCGTTCAACAACCGCATTCACAGCGCGCGCGATGTCGTGAAGACCAGCACGTTCGCCGTTGACGCGTTCCAGTCGCCGGAAGTCGGTGCGCTTGGTTGGGTGCAGGATGGGCGCGTCGAATTTCAGCGCCGCGTTGTGCGCCCGCATACGACGGCTACCGAATTCGCGATCGAAGCGACGGCGAACGACGCATGGCCCGCGGTCGAGATCGTCACGAGTTATGCGGGCGTGACGCGCGTGATGGTCGATGCGCTCGTGAAGGACGGCGTGCGCGGCATTGTCGTCGCCGGCACCGGCAACGGTTCGATTCACGTTTCGCTGCAGCAGGGTCTTGCCGATGCGGTCGCGCAGGGTATCGCGGTGGTGCGCGCGTCGCGAGTCGGCTCGGGACATGTGATGCACAACGGCGCGGCCTCAGACGATGCGCTCGGCTTTGTCAGCGCGAACGCGCTCAATGCCTATAAGGCGCGCGTGCTGCTGATGCTCGCGCTGGCAGCCGGCAACCCGGCACGGGCGGCGCTGCAAGACGTATTCGATCTTTACTGATTGCGGACGTGATGTTCGCGCGCTAAGTGCGTGCAGTACGCTCGGTGCGCGCGCTAAAAGCGCATCGCATTGCGCGTACGCTCGATTCTGAAATCCGACAGGCGGACACCCGACGACGACGTCTGACCGACCAAGGCTTCCCCGTCGCCGACGGGTGCCGCTGCGGACCCCACTAGCCGCCCTCAGCCCAGAGCGGCTTGATTTGTCCAGCCCGTCGCGTTGTGCGCTTCGAACCGGACGCCCCACGAGAGGGCTGTCGCTGCATGTTGCTGCATGTTGCTGCGGTTTGCGACAGCCCGAGTCCTGCAAACTTGCTTAATCAATCGCGAGAAGGCTTGTTTATGCCGCCTTCGCGTCGCTCGGTGCCTGCGCGACCTCGAAGTTGCCCATGATTTCGAGCGCCCGCACCATCGCCGAGTGATCCCATGCCTTGCCGCCGTTCGCCGCGCAGACGCTGAACAGCTGCTGCGCGCTTGCCGTATGCGGCAGCGCGATGCCGAGCTTGCGCGCGCCGTCGAGTGCGAGGTTCAAATCCTTCTGATGCAGTTCGATGCGGAAGCCCGGGTTGAACGTGCGCTTCGTCATGCGCTCGCCGTGCACTTCGAGAATGCGCGATGCCGCGAAGCCGCCCATCAGTGCGCGGCGCACGCGTTCCGGATCGGCGCCCGAACGCGCGGCGAACAGCAGCGCTTCGGCGACCGCCTCGATATTGAGCGCAACGATGATCTGGTTGGCAACCTTGCAGGTCTGGCCCGCGCCGTTGTCGCCGATCAGCGTGACGTTCTTGCCCATCAGATCGAATAGCGGCTTCGCCTGATCGAACGACTTCTGCGGGCCGCCGACCATGATCGTCAGCGTCGCATCGCGCGCGCCGATTTCGCCGCCGGACACGGGTGCATCGAGATAGTCGCAGCCGAGTTCGTTGATCTTCTTCGCGAATGCCTGCGTTTCGAGCGGCGAGATCGAGCTCATGTCGATCACGAGCTTGCCTTTGCTGAGACCCGCTGCAACGCCGTCATCGGCGAACAGCACGTTCGCGACGTCCGGCGTATCGGGCACCATGATCACGATGACGTCCGATGCCTGCGCAACGGCCGTCGAATCCTTGACCACGCTCGTGGTTTTCGTCAGATCGTCCGGCACCGGGTACGCGCCGTTCACGAACAGCGTGTGGCCGCCCTTCAGAAGGTTGCGCGCCATATGCGCGCCCATGATGCCGAGGCCGATGAAACCGATCTTTGCCATTTACGTACTCTCCGTGAAAGCTGAAAATTGATAGTCCTGTGATCTTCGAAGCGTGGTCGCTCAAGTGGTCGCTGTGGTAGCCACTCAAGCGGTCGCTTTCGCCTGCTTGAACCAGCCGAGTCCCTCGGTGGTCGTCGTGCGCGGCTTGTATTCGCAGCCGATATGGCCCGCGTAGCCGAGCGAATCGAGCAGATCGAACAGGAACGGATAGTTGATTTCGCCGGTGCCCGGTTCGTTGCGCCCCGGGTTATCGGCCAGCTGGATGTGCGCGATCGACGCGAAGTTCTTCTTGATCGTCGCGGCGAGTTCGCCTTCCATCCGCTGCATGTGATAGATGTCGTACTGCAGGAACAGGTTGTCGGAGCCGACCGCGCGGATCACGTCGAGCCCTTCGGCGGAGCGGTTCAGCGCGAAGCCCGGAATGTCGTACGAGTTGCACGGCTCGACGAGCAGCCGGATGCCTTCCTTCTTCAGCGCGGCAGCGGCGAAACGCAGGTTCTCGACGATCGTCGTACGCGCCTTGTCCGCACTCACGCCGCCCGTCGGAATACCGACGAGGCAGTTCAGCTGCGGCACTTTCAGCGCCTTCGCGTACTCGATCGCGCGGCCGACGCCTTCCTGGAACTCGCCGACGCGATCGGGCAGGCACGCGATGCCGCGTTCGCCGGCTTCCCAGTTGCCGGCCGGCAGGTTGTGCAGCACGAGCTTCAGGTTGTTCTGCTGCAGGCGTTCGGCGAGCTCGGCAGCCTTGTACGGATACGGGAACAGGAATTCGACAGCATCGAAGCCCGCATTGGCCGCGGCGGCAAAGCGCTCGAGGAACGGGACTTCGTTGAACAGCATCGTCAGGTTGGCGGCGAATTTCGGCATTGTTTCTCTCTGGTCGGTCAGATGGACAGCGTCCCGCGGGCGGTTTTCACAAACCGCCGCGACGGGCACGGCAAACACAGCAGCAGACTGGAAAGCGCGGCGCGACGGCAATTCGCGCCATACGCGAGGGCGACGCTTACAGGACGCTGCGTCGCCGCTCGATCTTCAGCTCAACCCTCAATCGAGCGCACTGATTGCGCTGATCGAAGTCGGTGCATCCTTGTGCGATGCGGCCAGTTCCTCGAACTCGTTGACCGCGTCGATCTCGGCGCCCATCGAGATGTTCGTCACACGCTCGAGAATCACTTCGACGACGACCGGCACGTTGAACTCGGAGAGCATCGACTGCGCCTTCTTGAGCGCCGGCTCGATGTCTTCCGGCTTGAACACGCGCAGTGCCTTGCAGCCGAGACCTTCGGCCACCTTCACGTGATCGACGCCGTAGCCTTCCACTTCGGGCGCGTTGATATTGTCGAACGCCAGCTGCACGCAGTAGTCCATCTCGAATGCGCGCTGCGCCTGGCGGATCAGGCCGAGGTACGAGTTATTCACCACCACGTGCACATACGGCAGCTTGAACTGCGCACCCGCTGCGAGCTCTTCGATCATGAACTGGAAGTCGTAGTCGCCGGAGAGCGCGACGATCGGGCGTTGCGGATCGGCCGCACGCACACCGAGCGCGGCCGGAATGGTCCAGCCGAGCGGGCCCGCCTGGCCGCAGTTGATCCAGTTGCGCGCCTTGAACACGTGCAGGAACTGCGCGGCGGCGATCTGCGACAGGCCGATCGTGCTCACGTAGCAGGTGTCGCGGCCGAACACCTTGTTCATCTCTTCGTAGACGCGCTGCGGCTTGATCGGCACGTTGTCGAAGTGCGTCTTGCGCAGCATCGTGCGCTTGCGCTCCTGGCAGTCTTCGACCCACGCGCTGCGGTTCTTCAGCTTGCCGGCGGCCTTCCATTCCTTCGCGACTTCCACGAACAGTTCGAGCGCGGCCTTCGCGTCGGACACGATGCCGAGATCCGGACCGAACACGCGGCCGATCTGCGTGGGCTCGATATCCACGTGCACGAACTTACGGCCCTTCGTGTAGACCTCGACGCTGCCCGTGTGGCGGTTTGCCCAGCGGTTGCCGATGCCGAGCACGAAGTCGGAGGCGAGCATCGTCGCGTTGCCGTAACGGTGCGAGGTCTGCAGGCCGACCATGCCGGCCATCAGCGGATGGTCGTCGGGAATCGCGCCCCACGACATCAGCGTCGGAATCACGGGCACGCCGATCGTTTCGGCGAACTGCACGAGCAGGTCTTCGGCCGCTGCGTTGATCACGCCGCCGCCCGAGACGATCAGCGGCTTTTCCGCGTCGTTGAGCATCTTCAGCGCGGCTTCGATCTGCCCGCGCGTCGCCTTCGGCTTGTAAACCGGCAGCGGTTCGTAGGTGTCGATGTCGAACTCGATTTCGGCCACTTGCACGTCGACCGGCAGGTCGACCAGCAC from Paraburkholderia edwinii includes the following:
- a CDS encoding CysB family HTH-type transcriptional regulator; its protein translation is MNFQQLRFVREAVRQNMNLTEVANVLYTSQSGVSKQIKDLEDELGVDIFIRRGKRLTGLTEPGKAVHQLIERMLLDAENLRRVARQYADQDNGHLVVATTHTQARYALPKVIRQFTDVFPKVHLALRQGNPQQIAQMIINGEADLGISTEALDRYPDIVTFPCYSWHHVVVVPKDHPLVGRANLTLEEIAEYPIVTYDQDFTGRSHIDQAFTKVGAMPDVVLTAIDADVIKTYVELGMGIGIVAAMAFDPKRDSELVALDTQHLFEASTTRVGLRKGAFLRAYAYRLIEMFAPQLSEAEIAAQLREAV
- a CDS encoding asparaginase, with the protein product MTTSSSSSSASHNAPHSALPRIAVLATGGTIAGSAQDATSTAGYQAGVVGVGQLLAAVPALSTLANIHAEQVASIDSKDMSLALWTTLAQRVNKLLASDDIDGIVITHGTDTLEETAYLLHLTVKSAKPVVLTAAMRPSSALSADGPLNLLNAVSVAAHRAAHGQGVLVAFNNRIHSARDVVKTSTFAVDAFQSPEVGALGWVQDGRVEFQRRVVRPHTTATEFAIEATANDAWPAVEIVTSYAGVTRVMVDALVKDGVRGIVVAGTGNGSIHVSLQQGLADAVAQGIAVVRASRVGSGHVMHNGAASDDALGFVSANALNAYKARVLLMLALAAGNPARAALQDVFDLY
- a CDS encoding 2-hydroxy-3-oxopropionate reductase, with the protein product MAKIGFIGLGIMGAHMARNLLKGGHTLFVNGAYPVPDDLTKTTSVVKDSTAVAQASDVIVIMVPDTPDVANVLFADDGVAAGLSKGKLVIDMSSISPLETQAFAKKINELGCDYLDAPVSGGEIGARDATLTIMVGGPQKSFDQAKPLFDLMGKNVTLIGDNGAGQTCKVANQIIVALNIEAVAEALLFAARSGADPERVRRALMGGFAASRILEVHGERMTKRTFNPGFRIELHQKDLNLALDGARKLGIALPHTASAQQLFSVCAANGGKAWDHSAMVRALEIMGNFEVAQAPSDAKAA
- the hyi gene encoding hydroxypyruvate isomerase, translated to MPKFAANLTMLFNEVPFLERFAAAANAGFDAVEFLFPYPYKAAELAERLQQNNLKLVLHNLPAGNWEAGERGIACLPDRVGEFQEGVGRAIEYAKALKVPQLNCLVGIPTGGVSADKARTTIVENLRFAAAALKKEGIRLLVEPCNSYDIPGFALNRSAEGLDVIRAVGSDNLFLQYDIYHMQRMEGELAATIKKNFASIAHIQLADNPGRNEPGTGEINYPFLFDLLDSLGYAGHIGCEYKPRTTTTEGLGWFKQAKATA
- the gcl gene encoding glyoxylate carboligase — translated: MAKMRAVDAAVLVLEKEGIDTAFGVPGAAINPFYSAMRKAGNISHVLARHVEGASHMAEGYTRAAPGNIGVCIGTSGPAGTDMITGLYSASADSIPILAITGQAPRARLYKEDFQAVDIESIAKPVTKWAVTVREPALVPRVFQQAFHLMRSGRPGPVLVDLPVDVQVAEIEFDIDTYEPLPVYKPKATRGQIEAALKMLNDAEKPLIVSGGGVINAAAEDLLVQFAETIGVPVIPTLMSWGAIPDDHPLMAGMVGLQTSHRYGNATMLASDFVLGIGNRWANRHTGSVEVYTKGRKFVHVDIEPTQIGRVFGPDLGIVSDAKAALELFVEVAKEWKAAGKLKNRSAWVEDCQERKRTMLRKTHFDNVPIKPQRVYEEMNKVFGRDTCYVSTIGLSQIAAAQFLHVFKARNWINCGQAGPLGWTIPAALGVRAADPQRPIVALSGDYDFQFMIEELAAGAQFKLPYVHVVVNNSYLGLIRQAQRAFEMDYCVQLAFDNINAPEVEGYGVDHVKVAEGLGCKALRVFKPEDIEPALKKAQSMLSEFNVPVVVEVILERVTNISMGAEIDAVNEFEELAASHKDAPTSISAISALD